The following coding sequences are from one Archocentrus centrarchus isolate MPI-CPG fArcCen1 chromosome 4, fArcCen1, whole genome shotgun sequence window:
- the lpl2a gene encoding lipoprotein lipase — protein sequence MRAWKVRFLCFVVLNAAVQYVTSLEEALADSIFGNFLDPVEDFFDHKDESNATLAKFSLRKPSHPDDDLCYIILGKPDSLAACSFNNTSKTFLVIHGWTLSGMFESWMPKLVSALYEREHTANVIVVDWLNLAQNHYVVAAQKTKAVGQEIARFIDWIEETTNMPLENVHLIGYSLGAHVAGFAGSHATNKVGRITGLDPAGPDFEGKHAHRRLSPDDAYFVDVLHTFTRGSLGLSIGIQQPVGHVDIYPNGGSFQPGCNLRGALKKIANLGIFAVSDAVKCEHERSVHLFIDSLLNEQEAAKAYRCGSNDMFDRGMCLNCRKSRCNTVGYDINKVRKPRNVQMYTKTRASMPFRVYHYQLKIHFSSNVTSSDMEPSLTVSLYGTKGEAENLELKLKEKIATNKTQSFLLVTEKDIGDLLMLKFKWEEANGWSASSMLKMVSSWWSGNSDSANMAVHKIRIRAGETQQKMVFCIKDPDAQRLTQELTFVKCKDPWRTNRKRTPKRVTLENH from the exons ATGAGAGCGTGGAAAGTGCGGTTTCTGTGCTTCGTGGTGTTGAATGCAGCTGTGCAATATGTGACGTCCTTGGAGGAAGCGCTCGCTGATTCTATTTTTG GTAACTTCCTTGATCCTGTGGAAGACTTTTTTGACCACAAAGATGAGAGCAATGCCACTCTTGCCAAATTCTCCCTCCGCAAACCATCCCATCCCGATGATGACCTTTGCTACATCATTCTGGGAAAGCCCGACTCCCTGGCAGCCTGCTCCTTCAACAACACTTCCAAGACCTTCCTCGTAATCCATGGCTGGACG CTGAGTGGTATGTTTGAAAGCTGGATGCCTAAACTGGTATCGGCGCTGTATGAGAGAGAGCATACGGCCAATGTCATCGTGGTGGACTGGCTCAACTTGGCTCAGAATCACTATGTGGTTGCAGCTCAGAAAACCAAAGCAGTGGGACAGGAGATCGCTCGCTTCATTGACTGGATCGAG GAGACCACCAACATGCCTCTTGAGAACGTCCACCTGATTGGCTACAGCCTCGGGGCTCACGTGGCAGGATTTGCTGGCAGCCATGCAACCAATAAAGTTGGAAGAATCACTG GTTTGGATCCCGCTGGTCCTGACTTTGAGGGCAAGCACGCCCACAGGCGCCTCTCCCCAGATGACGCTTACTTCGTGGACGTCCTTCACACTTTCACACGTGGCTCTTTGGGGCTCAGCATTGGAATCCAGCAGCCTGTTGGCCATGTGGACATTTACCCGAATGGAGGCAGCTTCCAGCCGGGCTGCAACCTCAGAGGAGCGCTGAAGAAGATCGCTAACTTAGGAATTTTTG ctgTCTCGGATGCAGTGAAGTGTGAACACGAGCGCTCGGTTCACCTGTTCATCGACTCCCTCCTGAATGAGCAGGAAGCGGCCAAGGCCTACAGATGTGGCAGCAACGACATGTTTGACCGTGGCATGTGCCTGAACTGCCGCAAAAGCCGCTGCAACACGGTGGGCTACGACATCAACAAGGTCCGCAAGCCTCGCAACGTGCAGATGTACACCAAGACACGGGCCTCCATGCCTTTCAGAG TTTACCACTATCAGCTGAAGATCCACTTCTCCAGTAATGTGACCAGCTCAGATATGGAGCCTTCTCTTACTGTCTCGCTGTATGGAACCAAAGGAGAGGCTGAAAACTTGGAGCTTAAGCT AAAGGagaaaattgcaacaaataagACACAATCGTTCCTGCTGGTGACAGAGAAAGACATTGGTGACCTGCTGATGTTGAAGTTTAAATGGGAGGAGGCAAACGGCTGGTCTGCCTCAAGCATGCTGAAGATGGTTTCCTCTTGGTGGTCCGGCAACTCAGACAGCGCTAACATGGCAGTTCACAAAATCCGCATTCGAGCGGGTGAGACGCAACAAAA AATGGTGTTCTGCATAAAAGACCCTGATGCTCAGAGGTTAACACAGGAGCTCACATTTGTTAAATGCAAGGATCCATGGAGGACGAACCGAAAAAGAACTCCAAAAAG AGTAACTCTGGAGAACCACTGA